The following nucleotide sequence is from Candidatus Methylomirabilota bacterium.
TGCGCGAGGGCCTCGACCTCACCGGAACCCACGTCGGGTGCGAGCACGGGGTCTGCGGAGCGTGCACCGTCCTGCTCGATGGCGAGCCGATCCGGAGCTGCCTCATGCTGGCCGTCCAGGTCGACGGCCGGGAGCTCACGACGATCGAGGGGCTGGCTCCCGCCGAGGGGCTGCACCCGCTGCAGGCCGCCTTCCAGGACAAGCACGGCCTCCAGTGCGGTTTCTGCACCCCGGGGATCATCCTCACCGCCTACGCCTATCTCCAGGAGCATCCGGCGCCCAGCCGCACGGAGATCCGGGAGATGCTGGCCGGCAGTCTC
It contains:
- a CDS encoding (2Fe-2S)-binding protein yields the protein MTRAIRCRVNGRAVAGEAEPRTSLADFLREGLDLTGTHVGCEHGVCGACTVLLDGEPIRSCLMLAVQVDGRELTTIEGLAPAEGLHPLQAAFQDKHGLQCGFCTPGIILTAYAYLQEHPAPSRTEIREMLAGSLCRCTGYHFIVDAIEAAALELKGDPTP